In Leptospira koniambonensis, the following proteins share a genomic window:
- the ilvB gene encoding biosynthetic-type acetolactate synthase large subunit → MPKTEAKISGARLMVELLEEYGVDIVFGYPGGAILPFYDELYKSTKIKHILVRHEQGAIHMAEGYARSTGKLGVCIATSGPGATNLVTGLTDAKLDSVPILAITGQVATNAIGTDAFQEADIYGITIPITKYNALIKSADDIARHFQEATLVALGGRPGPVLLDFPKDVQTELTSVRKVDKLKIDSRHYQKPPIGGDLDSFAAALNKAKRPLLYVGGGAINANASKEIRELAEKGNIPVTTTLMGIGAFPGTHQLSVGMLGMHGTAYANKAVLECDYILNLGARFDDRVAKPGEFAENAIRAHIDIDTAEFNKRVSVDYLLHGDLKEVLKALIPKVNKVDRPEWVGFLDTLKKNHPLEFDDTTDTIKPQGFLQKLYEKSKGKAIVSTDVGQHQMWAAQYYLFEEANRWLTSGGLGTMGYGLPAAIGAKFGNPNKTVICVSGDGSIQMNIQELATIAMYKKGVKILIFNNNFLGMVRQWQELFYEERFSESEWNYNPDFVKLGEAYSIKGLRISNKSEIDKALEFFLEDDDARILEVMIPAEEKVFPMIPAGKSQKDMIEFSDTVRAGKK, encoded by the coding sequence ATGCCGAAAACCGAAGCAAAAATCTCCGGTGCCCGTTTGATGGTCGAACTCCTGGAAGAATACGGAGTGGATATCGTCTTCGGATATCCTGGCGGAGCAATTCTGCCATTTTACGACGAATTATATAAAAGTACTAAAATCAAACATATCCTAGTCCGCCATGAACAAGGTGCAATCCATATGGCAGAAGGGTATGCTCGTTCAACAGGAAAGCTTGGGGTATGTATTGCCACTTCCGGTCCGGGGGCTACCAACCTTGTGACTGGACTTACGGATGCAAAACTAGACTCGGTTCCGATCTTAGCGATCACCGGACAGGTAGCGACCAACGCGATTGGAACAGATGCTTTCCAAGAAGCTGATATTTATGGGATCACTATCCCGATCACAAAGTACAACGCACTTATCAAGTCTGCAGATGATATCGCTAGACATTTCCAAGAGGCGACCTTAGTCGCTTTAGGCGGAAGACCTGGACCAGTTCTTTTGGATTTTCCTAAAGATGTTCAGACTGAACTTACTTCAGTTCGTAAAGTAGATAAACTTAAAATAGATTCTAGACATTATCAAAAGCCTCCGATCGGTGGAGATCTGGATTCTTTCGCGGCAGCGTTGAATAAAGCAAAACGTCCTCTTCTTTATGTAGGAGGAGGAGCGATCAATGCAAATGCTTCCAAGGAGATCAGGGAGCTTGCGGAGAAGGGAAATATCCCTGTTACCACAACTCTTATGGGGATCGGAGCATTTCCTGGAACTCATCAACTTTCCGTAGGGATGCTCGGGATGCACGGAACAGCTTATGCAAACAAAGCTGTATTAGAATGTGATTATATTCTAAACTTGGGAGCTAGGTTCGATGACCGAGTTGCTAAGCCTGGAGAATTTGCAGAGAATGCTATACGCGCTCATATCGATATAGACACTGCAGAATTTAATAAAAGGGTTTCCGTAGATTATCTTCTACATGGGGATCTAAAAGAAGTCCTAAAGGCTCTTATTCCAAAAGTGAATAAGGTAGATCGTCCAGAATGGGTCGGGTTCTTAGATACATTAAAGAAAAACCATCCACTAGAGTTTGATGATACTACTGATACAATCAAACCGCAAGGGTTCTTACAGAAATTATACGAAAAGAGTAAGGGAAAGGCGATTGTTTCCACGGATGTGGGACAACACCAAATGTGGGCCGCTCAGTACTATCTTTTTGAAGAAGCAAATCGTTGGCTTACTTCTGGAGGACTAGGAACCATGGGTTATGGTCTTCCAGCTGCCATCGGAGCTAAATTCGGAAATCCTAATAAAACAGTGATCTGTGTTTCCGGAGACGGCTCCATCCAGATGAATATCCAGGAATTAGCAACCATCGCGATGTATAAGAAAGGAGTTAAGATCCTTATCTTTAATAATAATTTTCTAGGAATGGTCCGCCAATGGCAGGAACTATTCTATGAGGAAAGATTCTCCGAATCTGAATGGAATTATAATCCTGATTTCGTAAAATTAGGAGAGGCTTATTCCATAAAAGGATTAAGAATTTCTAATAAGTCTGAGATTGACAAGGCTTTGGAATTTTTCTTAGAAGATGATGATGCAAGGATCCTAGAAGTAATGATCCCTGCGGAAGAAAAAGTATTCCCTATGATCCCTGCGGGCAAATCCCAAAAAGACATGATCGAATTTTCCGACACAGTTCGGGCCGGTAAAAAATGA
- the ilvN gene encoding acetolactate synthase small subunit: protein MKHILKILVNNHPGVMSHVSGLFTRRSYNIDSIAVGMTQDPEISNMVIVVKGDDSVVEQVKRQLLKLPDVIEVEDLAYHDCISRELVLVVVKVEDSNRTEIISICEVFQAKIADLTKTTMTIEFSGNTRQVEHFMEMMQKYGIQEIARTGQIALKYRSN from the coding sequence ATGAAACATATACTGAAAATTTTGGTAAACAATCATCCGGGTGTGATGAGCCATGTGTCCGGTCTATTTACCAGAAGAAGTTATAATATAGATTCCATCGCCGTAGGTATGACCCAGGATCCTGAAATCTCGAATATGGTAATCGTTGTCAAAGGAGACGATTCAGTAGTAGAGCAGGTAAAACGCCAACTTCTGAAATTGCCTGATGTGATCGAAGTAGAGGATCTTGCATATCATGACTGCATTAGCAGAGAGCTTGTACTTGTTGTAGTTAAGGTAGAAGATTCAAATCGCACCGAGATCATTTCTATCTGCGAAGTTTTCCAGGCAAAGATTGCGGACCTGACTAAGACCACAATGACCATAGAATTTTCCGGAAATACTAGACAGGTGGAACATTTTATGGAAATGATGCAGAAGTACGGGATACAAGAAATCGCCCGTACTGGCCAGATTGCTTTAAAATACAGATCTAACTGA
- a CDS encoding methyl-accepting chemotaxis protein — MSIRARISLYLSLVLFLGFAVLTAINSVISYRSLHSEIESGSALSAERYTFEVKDYLDSAMGMARGFRMLLIFSNPKREEVINTMLEILHRNPKWFGMWVVYEPNGFDTLDAQYKNKKGHDSTGRFITYVHSVKSVTDAVIEPSINYDTTDGSGDFYQIPKKTMEPYVTDPYTYTAGGKQVQMISLCVPVSNAGKFWGVLGLDITTAQLQETMGSIKPFRGLGYLALISPKGIYAANGGDPSLVGKVIPDAEELKLVQTKSEEHERFTYESDGNTHHFFPFKIGKGQKQWVMQISIPNSIFAKELLTVLLQNAVSSLLIVSMIVVVLHFIFQKLISAGLLKAIGFSEEIAKGNLLASSDYHRKDEIGALLSAMNTMREHLFGVVKEIGSSTNKLAGTAEKMAVSSRNFSDVAQTQASAAEECSAAVEELAASAQNVGKSMQRAVSSMREIDGNVILLKEQIASINAEMQSLVSLAASSKDEAVTGESAMSTSNRAMGAIGDSASRINEILSLITEISEKTNLLALNAAIEAARAGEAGKGFAVVAEEIGKLASQTSSSVQEIGGLVNSTNTAVLDGNKKMDEASQILQRIKERVDEFDKSAKAVLSSVKTQESNTKEIAESANSLMTFSLQIEEAVTEQRRATEEITKTIVNISEGTQEIATGADDLTTFSGDMHGQSEQLSNLIGKFKVS, encoded by the coding sequence ATGAGTATCAGGGCCCGAATTTCATTATATCTCTCCTTAGTTTTATTTTTAGGTTTTGCAGTTCTTACTGCGATCAATTCGGTGATCTCTTATCGTAGTTTGCATTCCGAAATCGAGTCCGGTTCTGCATTAAGTGCGGAAAGATATACTTTTGAAGTGAAAGATTATCTGGATTCCGCGATGGGAATGGCCAGAGGTTTCAGAATGCTTCTTATCTTCTCCAATCCTAAAAGAGAAGAAGTTATAAATACTATGTTGGAGATCCTACATCGAAATCCGAAGTGGTTTGGAATGTGGGTAGTTTACGAGCCTAATGGTTTCGATACTTTGGATGCCCAATACAAAAATAAAAAAGGCCATGATTCTACGGGAAGGTTTATCACTTACGTTCATTCCGTAAAATCAGTTACGGACGCAGTAATAGAACCTTCTATCAATTATGATACAACTGACGGAAGTGGAGACTTTTATCAGATCCCTAAAAAGACAATGGAACCTTATGTGACGGATCCATACACTTATACCGCCGGTGGAAAACAAGTACAGATGATCTCTCTTTGTGTTCCTGTAAGTAATGCAGGGAAATTTTGGGGAGTACTTGGACTAGACATCACTACTGCTCAACTACAAGAAACTATGGGAAGTATAAAACCATTTCGTGGTTTAGGATATCTTGCTCTTATTTCACCTAAAGGAATTTATGCTGCGAATGGTGGTGATCCTAGTTTAGTAGGTAAAGTTATCCCTGACGCAGAAGAATTAAAGCTAGTCCAAACTAAATCGGAAGAGCATGAACGTTTTACGTATGAGTCTGATGGTAATACTCATCATTTCTTTCCGTTCAAGATTGGTAAGGGACAGAAACAATGGGTGATGCAAATTAGCATTCCGAATTCTATTTTTGCGAAGGAACTACTTACTGTACTTCTACAAAATGCTGTTTCTTCTTTACTCATTGTGAGTATGATAGTTGTAGTCCTTCATTTTATATTCCAAAAATTGATCTCCGCTGGATTATTAAAGGCGATTGGATTTTCAGAAGAGATCGCAAAAGGGAATTTACTAGCTTCTTCTGACTATCATCGTAAGGACGAGATAGGCGCATTATTATCGGCGATGAATACGATGAGAGAACATCTATTCGGCGTGGTAAAAGAGATTGGATCTTCTACCAATAAGTTAGCCGGAACAGCGGAGAAGATGGCTGTTTCTTCTCGGAACTTCTCAGACGTTGCGCAAACACAAGCATCGGCTGCAGAGGAATGTTCAGCCGCAGTGGAAGAATTGGCCGCTTCTGCCCAAAATGTGGGTAAGTCAATGCAAAGGGCAGTCTCTAGTATGAGAGAGATTGACGGTAACGTAATCTTATTAAAAGAGCAGATTGCAAGTATCAATGCGGAGATGCAGAGTCTTGTAAGTCTGGCCGCTTCTTCCAAAGACGAGGCCGTTACTGGAGAATCTGCCATGAGCACTTCTAACCGTGCCATGGGAGCGATTGGTGATAGTGCGTCTCGGATTAACGAGATACTCTCTTTGATCACTGAAATTTCTGAAAAAACAAATCTTCTCGCATTAAATGCAGCGATTGAAGCGGCAAGAGCCGGAGAAGCAGGAAAAGGATTTGCAGTCGTCGCAGAAGAGATCGGAAAACTTGCCTCCCAAACTTCAAGCTCCGTCCAGGAGATTGGTGGACTCGTAAATTCTACCAATACCGCCGTTTTAGACGGAAACAAAAAAATGGACGAAGCGTCTCAGATACTACAAAGGATCAAAGAAAGGGTGGATGAATTCGATAAATCCGCAAAAGCAGTTTTGAGTTCTGTCAAAACCCAGGAATCCAATACGAAAGAGATCGCAGAAAGTGCTAATTCTTTGATGACCTTCAGTTTACAGATAGAAGAGGCAGTTACCGAACAAAGAAGAGCAACAGAGGAGATTACTAAAACCATCGTAAATATCTCTGAGGGGACTCAGGAGATTGCCACTGGAGCGGATGATCTTACTACATTCTCCGGAGATATGCATGGTCAATCTGAGCAACTGTCCAATTTGATCGGAAAATTCAAAGTTAGCTAA
- a CDS encoding methyl-accepting chemotaxis protein, with protein MSIRLRISLYISIVLFTAFSLLAAYNSYSSYQNLREEVEQSSDVTAERWTYEIMEELNTLMGLIRGFRFPLIYASPGREQVIQTLQEIMKRNQDYFGMWLCYEPNAYDGKDVLYRNRPGHDESGRFIPYLNRARAKDVVDLEALRDYNNTDGTGDFYQVTKKTDKPTVVGPYHYTVSGKSILMISLVVPISVPGHFYGAAGMDIDLKNLQERIGNKKPFRNKGHIALISPMGLYAINGENPELLGKKIADEDELKQYLENVKEGKRFVYESGGNTAYYFPFHIGKDPKFWTLMVSIPNSVYYESIGQIILKAVLSSFLILVVVLLSLNLIFDRLVSSGLLKAIGFSDEIAKGNLTVKNDYPVKDEIGTLFISMDQMRENLLNVVKEMRSSSEKLGSKSEEMAISSRNFADIAQTQASAAEESSAAVEELAASAQNVGKSMEKAVENTKEIDGNSMRLKEQIVSINQEMQGLVNLAVESKRQAVTGENAMFASTNAMGEIGESASRITEILSIITEISEKTNLLALNAAIEAARAGEAGKGFAVVAEEIGKLASQTSSSVQEIGELVESTNDAVMNGNSKVEEASQILKKLKQSVNEFEISANKVLVSVKEQETNTGKIQTSSNTLTSFSMQIEEAVIEQKNATNEITKTIISISEGTQEIAGGADDLTTFSGETQMLAEQLSKLIEKFKVD; from the coding sequence ATGAGTATTCGGCTCCGAATTTCTTTATATATTTCCATCGTTCTGTTCACCGCATTCTCCCTGCTTGCGGCTTATAATTCCTATTCTTCTTACCAGAACCTAAGAGAGGAAGTGGAACAAAGTTCTGATGTCACCGCGGAAAGATGGACCTACGAAATTATGGAAGAGTTAAATACTCTCATGGGTTTGATCCGTGGATTTCGTTTTCCTTTGATCTATGCTTCTCCGGGAAGAGAGCAGGTGATCCAGACCTTGCAGGAAATTATGAAACGTAACCAAGACTATTTTGGTATGTGGCTTTGTTATGAACCAAATGCATACGATGGTAAGGATGTTTTATATAGAAATAGACCTGGGCATGACGAATCTGGTCGTTTTATTCCTTATTTAAATCGGGCTCGCGCGAAGGACGTCGTAGATCTAGAAGCTTTAAGAGATTATAATAATACAGATGGGACTGGGGACTTTTATCAAGTAACCAAGAAGACTGATAAACCAACAGTGGTTGGTCCTTACCATTATACGGTGAGTGGTAAAAGTATTTTGATGATCTCTCTTGTGGTTCCGATCAGTGTGCCTGGCCATTTCTATGGTGCAGCAGGTATGGACATAGACCTGAAAAACTTACAAGAGAGAATCGGAAATAAAAAACCTTTTAGGAACAAGGGGCATATTGCTCTTATCTCTCCTATGGGTTTGTATGCGATCAATGGAGAAAATCCTGAATTACTCGGCAAAAAGATCGCAGATGAGGATGAATTAAAACAATATTTGGAAAATGTAAAAGAAGGCAAAAGATTCGTATACGAGTCAGGTGGGAACACTGCTTATTATTTCCCATTCCATATAGGTAAAGATCCTAAGTTTTGGACTTTGATGGTGAGTATTCCAAATTCAGTATATTATGAAAGTATTGGGCAGATTATTTTAAAAGCGGTTCTTTCTTCATTCCTGATCTTAGTTGTAGTATTACTTTCTTTAAATTTAATATTCGACCGACTGGTAAGTTCCGGCCTATTGAAGGCGATCGGTTTTTCAGATGAGATCGCAAAAGGAAATCTCACGGTTAAGAATGATTATCCTGTAAAAGATGAGATTGGAACATTATTTATCTCTATGGATCAGATGAGGGAGAATCTCCTGAACGTGGTCAAGGAGATGAGATCTTCTTCTGAAAAATTGGGTTCTAAGTCGGAAGAGATGGCAATTTCTTCTAGAAACTTTGCAGACATCGCACAAACTCAGGCTTCGGCTGCTGAAGAGTCTTCTGCGGCCGTAGAGGAACTTGCTGCTTCTGCCCAAAACGTTGGTAAGTCCATGGAAAAGGCAGTCGAGAATACCAAAGAAATAGATGGTAACTCCATGCGCTTGAAAGAACAGATCGTAAGTATCAACCAAGAGATGCAAGGCCTCGTCAATCTTGCGGTAGAATCTAAAAGGCAGGCTGTGACAGGTGAGAACGCAATGTTTGCTTCCACAAATGCGATGGGTGAGATAGGAGAGAGCGCTTCTAGAATTACGGAAATCTTATCTATTATCACTGAGATCTCAGAAAAAACAAACCTTCTTGCGTTAAATGCAGCGATTGAAGCAGCCCGAGCTGGAGAAGCAGGAAAAGGATTTGCTGTAGTCGCAGAAGAGATAGGTAAACTTGCCTCTCAAACATCTAGTTCAGTCCAAGAAATTGGTGAATTAGTAGAATCCACAAATGATGCAGTGATGAACGGTAACTCAAAAGTAGAAGAAGCTTCTCAAATATTAAAAAAACTGAAACAAAGTGTAAATGAGTTTGAGATCTCTGCGAATAAGGTATTAGTTTCTGTAAAAGAGCAGGAAACAAATACTGGTAAGATCCAAACTAGTTCCAATACTTTAACTTCTTTCAGTATGCAGATAGAAGAAGCAGTCATTGAACAGAAAAACGCTACGAATGAGATCACTAAAACAATTATCAGCATTTCAGAAGGAACCCAAGAGATCGCGGGTGGTGCAGATGATCTTACCACATTCTCAGGTGAGACCCAGATGCTTGCGGAACAACTTTCTAAATTGATAGAAAAGTTTAAAGTGGACTAA
- the hemW gene encoding radical SAM family heme chaperone HemW translates to METRLPVIQKTNRPGIYVHYPFCVHKCSYCDFYSEGIGLEPSPLEENLFTKYKEEVLLRLKNFPNYRDLVFDSLFFGGGTPSKASYTRYADFIKFLKDNLNLSPDSEITLECNPEDVTQEYLQGLYEAGINRVHVGIQSFLPKNLKFLDRYFDPETYTRTLEALQTSKIKNYGADLMFGVPGQTEKEFYEDANSVLASGVSHISIYALTVEKGTEYSRKVSAGTVAPPSEEVQEKILEDLPEFLKSKGFIQYEVSNYSKPGLYSRHNMKYWTYEYYLGIGPGAHGFLPSGRYSNPRNTSAYIGGTGKNPTSYETSDPFDEILISLFRIFLPIDLKDFLDYFPDKKETILSKLKQKASEGKCTLDGTIFQWNPKSVLFLDSEILDLADSET, encoded by the coding sequence TTGGAAACAAGACTCCCGGTCATACAAAAAACAAACAGACCGGGAATCTATGTACATTATCCATTTTGCGTTCACAAATGTAGTTATTGCGATTTTTATTCAGAAGGTATCGGACTCGAACCTTCTCCCTTAGAAGAAAATCTATTCACTAAATATAAAGAAGAAGTCTTATTAAGGCTTAAAAATTTCCCCAATTACCGTGATCTTGTTTTTGATAGTTTGTTTTTTGGAGGAGGAACTCCTTCTAAAGCATCTTACACAAGATACGCAGATTTTATAAAATTTTTGAAAGATAATCTAAATCTTTCTCCAGATTCGGAGATCACATTAGAGTGTAATCCTGAAGATGTAACTCAAGAATATCTGCAAGGATTATATGAAGCAGGGATCAATAGAGTTCATGTTGGAATTCAATCCTTCCTCCCTAAAAACCTGAAATTTTTAGACAGATATTTTGATCCAGAAACCTATACTAGAACCTTAGAAGCATTACAAACTTCTAAAATAAAAAACTATGGTGCGGATCTAATGTTCGGAGTTCCCGGACAGACTGAAAAAGAATTTTACGAAGATGCAAATTCTGTTTTGGCCTCCGGAGTTTCTCATATCAGTATTTACGCTCTCACAGTTGAAAAAGGAACAGAATATAGCAGAAAAGTTTCTGCAGGAACAGTAGCCCCACCTTCCGAGGAAGTTCAGGAAAAAATTTTAGAAGATCTACCTGAGTTTCTAAAATCCAAGGGTTTTATTCAGTACGAAGTTTCTAATTATTCCAAGCCTGGGCTTTATTCTCGCCATAATATGAAATATTGGACCTACGAATATTATTTAGGGATCGGACCTGGTGCTCATGGATTTTTACCTTCAGGTAGATATTCTAATCCCAGAAACACTTCTGCCTATATTGGTGGCACAGGAAAAAATCCAACGTCATACGAGACTTCAGATCCATTTGATGAAATCTTAATTTCTCTTTTTAGAATATTTCTTCCGATAGATCTTAAAGATTTTTTGGATTATTTCCCTGATAAAAAGGAAACCATTCTCTCTAAATTAAAACAAAAAGCTTCCGAAGGAAAATGCACCTTGGATGGTACAATTTTTCAATGGAATCCCAAATCAGTTTTATTTTTGGATTCAGAAATTTTAGATCTGGCTGACTCTGAAACTTAG
- a CDS encoding glycoside hydrolase family 3 protein gives MFKRLLVAGITAAFLLFLYFWLGQFRSELQAQEIQEGMLRQAEEITSKLKAEELVGQVIHVAIPGTVLDPIAKKEIETIKPGGVILFGRNLGSKSEIKSLNKDLQTSALENTGLPLLISVDQEGGRVIRVKDGVTQFPGAMALGQTKDKDMAKKVGFVTSYQLRKLGLNFLFAPDMDINNNPFNPVINTRSLGSNLETVLNAGVSYEEGARLGGSIPVIKHFPGHGDTNVDSHLGLPKIEKTLEELKSFELIPFQTAIQNGADAIMSAHIVYPKIDPNFPATLSSKILGDLLRKEFQYQGLIITDAMEMDAIDEHYQKEDPGVLALIAGADIILMTSWGPTTQSMRDQILKAYNKGTLVREGKDLLKEAVKRQIYYKLKYGIITEFAEGPKNGRANSLFPKELPEVLKNHFAEQDKNRENLFSQYYQDTLNRDVSRKAIVSFPKTFLPESVSIENTTFYLKGEDFLSDLRSRTISNSDLATLRKKLEKKEVKRAVLNSFTQTELDLALSLAQKFPEAEIVCLHYGTPFLDLPDAPNLKILFSFSPTPESKKALLYSVLDRKNEIPLVDLILKPNPKKSSAFTETEENTVSKNIK, from the coding sequence ATGTTCAAACGGTTACTAGTCGCAGGCATTACCGCCGCTTTCTTACTCTTCTTATACTTTTGGTTGGGCCAATTCAGAAGTGAACTCCAAGCCCAGGAAATCCAAGAAGGAATGCTTCGTCAAGCTGAGGAGATTACTTCTAAACTAAAGGCCGAAGAATTAGTAGGACAGGTCATCCATGTTGCAATCCCTGGAACCGTTTTAGATCCGATCGCTAAAAAAGAAATCGAGACCATCAAACCTGGTGGAGTGATCTTATTCGGAAGAAACTTGGGCTCTAAGTCAGAGATCAAATCTTTGAACAAGGATCTTCAAACAAGTGCATTAGAAAATACTGGATTACCGTTACTCATCTCTGTAGACCAAGAAGGTGGAAGAGTGATCCGAGTAAAAGACGGAGTGACTCAATTTCCTGGAGCAATGGCTCTCGGCCAAACCAAGGATAAGGACATGGCTAAAAAAGTCGGCTTTGTTACTTCTTACCAATTGAGAAAACTTGGACTTAATTTTTTATTCGCTCCTGATATGGATATTAATAATAATCCATTCAATCCTGTTATTAATACAAGATCGTTAGGAAGTAATTTAGAAACTGTATTAAACGCAGGAGTTTCTTATGAAGAAGGAGCAAGACTTGGCGGTTCTATTCCTGTAATTAAACATTTCCCAGGACATGGGGACACCAATGTGGACAGTCATTTAGGACTTCCTAAAATAGAAAAAACATTGGAAGAATTAAAAAGTTTCGAACTGATACCATTCCAGACTGCAATCCAAAATGGTGCGGATGCGATCATGAGCGCACATATCGTGTATCCAAAAATTGATCCGAACTTCCCCGCTACTCTCTCTTCTAAAATTTTAGGAGATTTACTTCGCAAAGAATTCCAATACCAAGGACTCATCATCACTGATGCAATGGAAATGGACGCGATAGACGAACATTACCAAAAAGAAGATCCAGGTGTTCTTGCTTTAATTGCTGGCGCAGACATTATCCTTATGACTAGCTGGGGTCCAACCACTCAATCCATGAGAGACCAGATTTTAAAGGCCTATAATAAAGGAACCTTAGTAAGAGAAGGAAAAGATCTTCTTAAAGAAGCAGTCAAAAGACAAATTTATTATAAATTAAAATATGGGATCATAACAGAGTTTGCAGAAGGTCCGAAAAACGGCAGAGCAAATTCACTTTTCCCGAAAGAACTACCTGAAGTATTAAAAAATCATTTTGCAGAACAAGATAAGAATAGAGAAAATTTATTCTCTCAATATTACCAAGATACTCTAAATAGAGATGTAAGCAGAAAGGCGATTGTTTCCTTTCCTAAAACATTTCTTCCAGAAAGTGTATCCATTGAAAACACTACGTTTTATTTAAAAGGAGAAGATTTTCTCTCCGATCTAAGATCTCGTACTATTTCAAATTCGGATCTTGCTACTTTACGTAAAAAATTAGAAAAGAAAGAAGTAAAACGTGCGGTTCTAAATTCATTCACACAAACTGAATTAGATTTAGCTCTTTCTCTGGCTCAAAAATTCCCAGAAGCAGAGATTGTTTGTCTACATTATGGAACTCCATTCTTGGATTTGCCGGATGCACCAAATCTAAAAATATTATTCTCCTTCTCTCCTACTCCAGAATCCAAAAAAGCATTATTATATTCAGTGTTAGACAGAAAAAATGAGATCCCTCTCGTAGATCTAATCTTAAAACCGAATCCTAAAAAATCTTCTGCGTTTACAGAAACGGAAGAAAACACAGTAAGTAAGAATATAAAATAA
- a CDS encoding arylesterase: protein MSRLSYYGFFSILVLFSFVTSCNKEGSEEEPKVSPKMETKSSGKKILFFGDSLTAGYGLNGPEESFAHLSFLELQKKYPDLGYVNAGVSGDTTSGGLARLDWVLNTKYDVFVLELGANDSLRGLPTKMTEENLTRIIREARVKYPSIKILLIGMRTLPNMGPQYAKEFAALFPRVAKKEKTEFMPFLLEGVAGDRRLNQDDGIHPTAEGHKILSKHMVPYLNKLLK, encoded by the coding sequence ATGAGCCGTTTATCATATTATGGATTTTTTAGTATTTTAGTACTCTTTTCTTTCGTAACTTCTTGCAATAAAGAAGGCTCCGAAGAAGAACCAAAGGTCTCTCCCAAAATGGAAACAAAATCAAGCGGCAAAAAGATCCTATTTTTCGGAGACAGTTTAACTGCTGGTTATGGCTTGAATGGACCAGAAGAATCTTTTGCTCATCTGTCGTTTTTAGAACTCCAAAAAAAATATCCAGATTTGGGATATGTAAATGCTGGCGTGAGTGGGGATACCACTTCAGGCGGACTTGCTAGACTCGATTGGGTTTTGAATACAAAGTATGATGTATTCGTTTTAGAGTTAGGAGCAAACGATTCTTTGAGAGGACTTCCTACAAAGATGACAGAAGAAAATCTAACAAGGATCATTCGAGAAGCCAGAGTCAAATATCCTTCTATTAAAATTCTATTAATTGGGATGAGGACACTTCCTAATATGGGGCCCCAATACGCGAAAGAATTTGCGGCTCTATTTCCAAGAGTTGCCAAAAAAGAAAAAACTGAGTTTATGCCATTCCTACTAGAAGGAGTCGCTGGAGACAGAAGGTTAAACCAAGACGATGGGATCCATCCCACTGCAGAAGGCCATAAAATACTCTCTAAACATATGGTTCCCTATTTGAACAAACTATTGAAATAG